The sequence TCCGCCGAAGAAGCGCAGGGTGTAGTGTCCCGATACATCGAGCCGAACTGCAAGCTGTGCCGGCGCGAGGGCACCAAGCTCTTCCTCAAGGGCTCGCGCTGCCTCACGGAGAAGTGCGCGGTCGAGAAGCGCGCCTACGCGCCGGGCCAGCATGGCCAGTCGGCGGGGCGGCGCCGCAAGGCCTCGCAGTACTCGCGGCAGCTGCGCGAGAAGCAGAAGGTGAAGCGGATCTACGGGCTCACCGAGCAGCAGTTCAAGAACACGTTCAAGCGCGTCGTGGGCGAGCCCGGGCGCACCGGCGAGAACCTGCTGATCGCCCTGGAGTCGCGGCTGGACAACGTCGTCTACCGGATGGGACTGGCGCCGAGCCGCAAGGCGGCCCGGCAGCTGGTGCGTCACCGCCACGTCGAGGTCAACGGCCGTCCCGTCGACGTCCCGTCCTACCTGCTCCGCCCGGGTGACCAGATCCGCGTCGCCAAGGCGAGCCGGGAACTCGATGTCATCGCGGCCTCCCTCGAGCTGGCGTCCAAGGGGCAGCCGGTGTCGTGGGTCGCCGTGGATCGGGGCGCGATGACCGGCACGGTCACCGAGCGCCCGACCCGTGATGCCATCCCGATCGCGGCCGAGGAACAGTTGATCGTCGAGCTCTATTCCAAGTGAACATGACGATTGATCTCACCGGGCTCGTCCGCCCGCAGCTGGTCGAGATGACCAAGCGGGAGGACAATCCGAACGCCGCCGAGT comes from Gemmatimonadales bacterium and encodes:
- the rpsD gene encoding 30S ribosomal protein S4 is translated as MSRYIEPNCKLCRREGTKLFLKGSRCLTEKCAVEKRAYAPGQHGQSAGRRRKASQYSRQLREKQKVKRIYGLTEQQFKNTFKRVVGEPGRTGENLLIALESRLDNVVYRMGLAPSRKAARQLVRHRHVEVNGRPVDVPSYLLRPGDQIRVAKASRELDVIAASLELASKGQPVSWVAVDRGAMTGTVTERPTRDAIPIAAEEQLIVELYSK